From Nicotiana tabacum cultivar K326 chromosome 22, ASM71507v2, whole genome shotgun sequence, one genomic window encodes:
- the LOC107791753 gene encoding ABC transporter A family member 7 isoform X1, giving the protein MAHFLTQANALFRKNLIYHKRHVRSHLKVILFPAVLFILLGVLQSYSNKAKREKQGSTIPVEFPPLLQIPSPQFRAVKTDSLPFSGLPDASCRETGSCPATLLITGKNRTLGESVAGKMFIDSPEPNSTSDFETIANGVFGTNISYYSSYVPNLLFHVRPQCSAAIPSLSRNSTTERLQLEVICVEGLNLWRNASAEINDELFKGFREGNTEGKLNEVLAAYDFLDTSGEIFNVNIQYNSTYEEFHLGDEPQLLKILRAENMVANAYLQFLRGPSTKMVLDFVAEMPIPGGFRRPDDISTFLNIVFFTWVILQIFPVILSSLVYEKQQKLRIMMKMHGLGDVPYWMITYAYFLVISLIYMCCYFGFGVLTGNSVQFSCLFHVYTIWFNIFSCFTGLTIFKLNSYGVQCIFYFVFTNLQISMAFLLAAVFSNLKTASVVAYTIVFGTGILAFLLFQPLVDDTSFPRGWIIFMELYPGFSLYRGLYELSQYARGGFRVGTYGMSWEYLSNSNNGVREVLIIMSMEWVVFLIVSYYFDQVISSGSGNHQSLLFFLPNSQKKHLPSLEKPSFQSAESSVQIEDNDVSEEREKVEQLLEKPHSNYSAICYNLKKMYPGKDGNPDKIAVKGLTLALPRGECFGMLGPNGAGKTTFIGMMTGLLEPSSGSAYVEGLDLRTQMNEIYGSMGVCPQHDLLWDTLTGREHLLFYGRLKNLKGAALSQAVEESLKSFNLSQGGVADRLAKKYSGGMRRRLSVAISLIGDPKIVYMDEPSTGLDPASRKMLWDVVKHAKQDRAIILTTHSMDEAEYLCDRIGIFVDGNFQCLGTTDELKSRYGGSYMFTMTTSPENGSEVEDLVKRLSPNAKKTYQLYGTQKFELPKDEVKISDVFLTVRQAKERFPVESWGLADTTLEDVFIKVATEAH; this is encoded by the exons ATGGCTCACTTTTTGACCCAAGCTAATGCTTTGTTCCGCAAAAACCTCATATACCAT AAACGGCATGTGAGGTCACACTTGAAGGTGATTTTGTTCCCagcagttctctttatattgctAGGTGTTTTGCAAAGCTACAGCAACAAGGCTAAAAGAGAGAAACAAGGCTCCACCATTCCTGTTGAATTTCCTCCTTTGTTGCAAATCCCTTCTCCCCAATTTCGTGCCGTGAAGACCGATTCATTGCCGTTTTCTGGCTTGCCCGATGCTTCTTGCAGAGAAACTGGTTCATGTCCTGCAACACTACTTATCACAGGGAAAAATAGAACCCTTGgagaaa GTGTTGCTGGGAAAATGTTCATAGATTCACCTGAACCAAATTCAACTTCTGATTTTGAAACTATTGCCAATGGCGTTTTC gGAACAAACATCAGCTATTATTCGTCATATGTCCCGAACTTACTGTTTCATGTTCGACCTCAATGTTCTGCTGCAATACCTTCACTCTCCAGAAACTCCACAACAGAAAGACTGCaacttg AGGTCATATGCGTGGAAGGTTTAAATTTGTGGCGCAATGCCTCTGCGGAGATTAATGATGAGCTATTCAAAGGATTCAGAGAAGGAAATACAGAGGGGAAACTAAATGAAGTTTTGGCAG CTTATGATTTCTTGGATACAAGTGGAGAGATCTTCAATGTCAACATTCAATACAATTCTACTTATGAGGAATTTCATCTAGGTGATGAACCTCAATTGTTGAAAATACTCCGTGCTGAGAATATG GTAGCGAATGCCTATCTCCAATTTTTACGTGGTCCCTCTACAAAGATGGTTCTAGATTTTGTAGCTGAGATGCCAATTCCTGGTGGCTTCCGAAGGCCAGATGACATATCTACGTTTCTCAATATTGTCTTTTTTACATGGGTCATTCTACAAATATTTCCG GTTATATTATCATCTCTGGTTTACGAGAAGCAACAGAAGTTACGGATCATGATGAAGATGCATGGCCTTGGAGATGTTCCTTATTGGATGATTACTTACGCGTATTTTCTTGTCATATCTTTGATCTACATGTGCTGTTACtttggatttggtgtattgacaGGTAATAGTGTACAGTTCAGCTGCTTATTTCACGTTTACACGATCTGGTTcaatatattttcttgttttaCAGGGTTAACGATTTTCAAGCTGAATTCATATGGTGTCCAGTGCATCTTTTACTTTGTCTTCACAAACCTGCAAATCTCTATGGCCTTTCTGTTAGCTGCAGTATTCTCAAATCTGAAGACTGCCTCAG TTGTTGCCTATACAATTGTCTTTGGGACGGGGATCTTGGCTTTTCTCCTTTTCCAGCCCCTAGTTGATGATACATCATTTCCTC GTGGTTGGATAATTTTCATGGAATTATACCCTGGATTTTCTCTTTATCGAGGGTTATATGAGCTGTCCCAGTATGCCCGAGGGGGATTCAGGGTAGGGACTTATGGGATGTCCTGGGAGTATCTTAGTAACAGCAATAATGGCGTGAGAGAGGTTCTGATTATCATGTCAATGGAGTGGGTGGTATTTCTGATTGTTTCCTATTACTTTGACCAAGTTATATCATCTGGAAGTGGAAACCATCAGAGTCTTTTGTTCTTCCTGCCAAATTCTCAAAAGAAGCATTTACCATCATTGGAGAAACCTTCTTTTCAGAGTGCGGAATCTAGTGTTCAAATTGAAGACAATGACGTTTCCGAAGAG AGAGAGAAGGTTGAACAGTTGCTAGAAAAGCCACATTCGAATTATTCTGCCATTTGCTACAACCTCAAAAAGATGTATCCAGGAAAGGACGGGAACCCTGATAAAATTGCAGTTAAAGGATTAACTCTCGCATTACCGCGTGGGGAATGCTTTGGCATGCTTGGACCAAATGGTGCAGGAAAAACTACTTTTATTGGCATG ATGACTGGGCTCTTGGAGCCAAGCTCTGGGAGTGCGTATGTTGAGGGTTTAGATTTGCGGACTCAAATGAACGAAATATATGGTAGCATGGGTGTGTGTCCACAACATGA CTTGCTCTGGGATACCCTAACAGGAAGAGAACACTTACTCTTTTATGGAAGACTGAAAAATCTCAAGGGTGCTGCTTTAAGCCAA GCAGTGGAGGAATCTCTTAAAAGTTTTAATCTTTCCCAAGGAGGAGTTGCTGACAGATTAGCAAAGAAATATAGTGGCGGTATGAGGAGAAGACTCAGTGTAGCCATATCATTGATTGGGGACCCTAAA ATTGTCTATATGGATGAGCCCAGCACCGGACTTGATCCTGCTTCACGTAAAATGTTGTGGGATGTCGTGAAGCATGCAAAGCAAGATAGAGCAATCATTCTCACCA CACACTCGATGGATGAGGCAGAATATCTTTGTGATAGGATAGGTATCTTTGTGGACGGAAACTTCCAGTGCTTGGGAACTACAGATGAG TTAAAGTCTAGGTACGGGGGATCCTACATGTTCACCATGACTACATCACCCGAAAATGGAAGTGAAGTGGAAGACTTAGTGAAACGTCTATCTCCAAACGCGAAGAAAACATACCAATTGTATGGAACTCAGAAATTTGAGCTGCCAAAAGATGAGGTGAAAATTTCAGATGTGTTCCTAACAGTTAGACAAGCAAAGGAGAGATTTCCAGTCGAGTCTTGGGGTTTGGCTGACACAACACTGGAGGATGTCTTCATCAAGGTGGCAACTGAGGCACATTGA
- the LOC107791753 gene encoding ABC transporter A family member 7 isoform X2 → MAHFLTQANALFRKNLIYHKRHVRSHLKVILFPAVLFILLGVLQSYSNKAKREKQGSTIPVEFPPLLQIPSPQFRAVKTDSLPFSGLPDASCRETGSCPATLLITGKNRTLGESVAGKMFIDSPEPNSTSDFETIANGVFGTNISYYSSYVPNLLFHVRPQCSAAIPSLSRNSTTERLQLEVICVEGLNLWRNASAEINDELFKGFREGNTEGKLNEVLAAYDFLDTSGEIFNVNIQYNSTYEEFHLGDEPQLLKILRAENMVANAYLQFLRGPSTKMVLDFVAEMPIPGGFRRPDDISTFLNIVFFTWVILQIFPVILSSLVYEKQQKLRIMMKMHGLGDVPYWMITYAYFLVISLIYMCCYFGFGVLTGLTIFKLNSYGVQCIFYFVFTNLQISMAFLLAAVFSNLKTASVVAYTIVFGTGILAFLLFQPLVDDTSFPRGWIIFMELYPGFSLYRGLYELSQYARGGFRVGTYGMSWEYLSNSNNGVREVLIIMSMEWVVFLIVSYYFDQVISSGSGNHQSLLFFLPNSQKKHLPSLEKPSFQSAESSVQIEDNDVSEEREKVEQLLEKPHSNYSAICYNLKKMYPGKDGNPDKIAVKGLTLALPRGECFGMLGPNGAGKTTFIGMMTGLLEPSSGSAYVEGLDLRTQMNEIYGSMGVCPQHDLLWDTLTGREHLLFYGRLKNLKGAALSQAVEESLKSFNLSQGGVADRLAKKYSGGMRRRLSVAISLIGDPKIVYMDEPSTGLDPASRKMLWDVVKHAKQDRAIILTTHSMDEAEYLCDRIGIFVDGNFQCLGTTDELKSRYGGSYMFTMTTSPENGSEVEDLVKRLSPNAKKTYQLYGTQKFELPKDEVKISDVFLTVRQAKERFPVESWGLADTTLEDVFIKVATEAH, encoded by the exons ATGGCTCACTTTTTGACCCAAGCTAATGCTTTGTTCCGCAAAAACCTCATATACCAT AAACGGCATGTGAGGTCACACTTGAAGGTGATTTTGTTCCCagcagttctctttatattgctAGGTGTTTTGCAAAGCTACAGCAACAAGGCTAAAAGAGAGAAACAAGGCTCCACCATTCCTGTTGAATTTCCTCCTTTGTTGCAAATCCCTTCTCCCCAATTTCGTGCCGTGAAGACCGATTCATTGCCGTTTTCTGGCTTGCCCGATGCTTCTTGCAGAGAAACTGGTTCATGTCCTGCAACACTACTTATCACAGGGAAAAATAGAACCCTTGgagaaa GTGTTGCTGGGAAAATGTTCATAGATTCACCTGAACCAAATTCAACTTCTGATTTTGAAACTATTGCCAATGGCGTTTTC gGAACAAACATCAGCTATTATTCGTCATATGTCCCGAACTTACTGTTTCATGTTCGACCTCAATGTTCTGCTGCAATACCTTCACTCTCCAGAAACTCCACAACAGAAAGACTGCaacttg AGGTCATATGCGTGGAAGGTTTAAATTTGTGGCGCAATGCCTCTGCGGAGATTAATGATGAGCTATTCAAAGGATTCAGAGAAGGAAATACAGAGGGGAAACTAAATGAAGTTTTGGCAG CTTATGATTTCTTGGATACAAGTGGAGAGATCTTCAATGTCAACATTCAATACAATTCTACTTATGAGGAATTTCATCTAGGTGATGAACCTCAATTGTTGAAAATACTCCGTGCTGAGAATATG GTAGCGAATGCCTATCTCCAATTTTTACGTGGTCCCTCTACAAAGATGGTTCTAGATTTTGTAGCTGAGATGCCAATTCCTGGTGGCTTCCGAAGGCCAGATGACATATCTACGTTTCTCAATATTGTCTTTTTTACATGGGTCATTCTACAAATATTTCCG GTTATATTATCATCTCTGGTTTACGAGAAGCAACAGAAGTTACGGATCATGATGAAGATGCATGGCCTTGGAGATGTTCCTTATTGGATGATTACTTACGCGTATTTTCTTGTCATATCTTTGATCTACATGTGCTGTTACtttggatttggtgtattgacaG GGTTAACGATTTTCAAGCTGAATTCATATGGTGTCCAGTGCATCTTTTACTTTGTCTTCACAAACCTGCAAATCTCTATGGCCTTTCTGTTAGCTGCAGTATTCTCAAATCTGAAGACTGCCTCAG TTGTTGCCTATACAATTGTCTTTGGGACGGGGATCTTGGCTTTTCTCCTTTTCCAGCCCCTAGTTGATGATACATCATTTCCTC GTGGTTGGATAATTTTCATGGAATTATACCCTGGATTTTCTCTTTATCGAGGGTTATATGAGCTGTCCCAGTATGCCCGAGGGGGATTCAGGGTAGGGACTTATGGGATGTCCTGGGAGTATCTTAGTAACAGCAATAATGGCGTGAGAGAGGTTCTGATTATCATGTCAATGGAGTGGGTGGTATTTCTGATTGTTTCCTATTACTTTGACCAAGTTATATCATCTGGAAGTGGAAACCATCAGAGTCTTTTGTTCTTCCTGCCAAATTCTCAAAAGAAGCATTTACCATCATTGGAGAAACCTTCTTTTCAGAGTGCGGAATCTAGTGTTCAAATTGAAGACAATGACGTTTCCGAAGAG AGAGAGAAGGTTGAACAGTTGCTAGAAAAGCCACATTCGAATTATTCTGCCATTTGCTACAACCTCAAAAAGATGTATCCAGGAAAGGACGGGAACCCTGATAAAATTGCAGTTAAAGGATTAACTCTCGCATTACCGCGTGGGGAATGCTTTGGCATGCTTGGACCAAATGGTGCAGGAAAAACTACTTTTATTGGCATG ATGACTGGGCTCTTGGAGCCAAGCTCTGGGAGTGCGTATGTTGAGGGTTTAGATTTGCGGACTCAAATGAACGAAATATATGGTAGCATGGGTGTGTGTCCACAACATGA CTTGCTCTGGGATACCCTAACAGGAAGAGAACACTTACTCTTTTATGGAAGACTGAAAAATCTCAAGGGTGCTGCTTTAAGCCAA GCAGTGGAGGAATCTCTTAAAAGTTTTAATCTTTCCCAAGGAGGAGTTGCTGACAGATTAGCAAAGAAATATAGTGGCGGTATGAGGAGAAGACTCAGTGTAGCCATATCATTGATTGGGGACCCTAAA ATTGTCTATATGGATGAGCCCAGCACCGGACTTGATCCTGCTTCACGTAAAATGTTGTGGGATGTCGTGAAGCATGCAAAGCAAGATAGAGCAATCATTCTCACCA CACACTCGATGGATGAGGCAGAATATCTTTGTGATAGGATAGGTATCTTTGTGGACGGAAACTTCCAGTGCTTGGGAACTACAGATGAG TTAAAGTCTAGGTACGGGGGATCCTACATGTTCACCATGACTACATCACCCGAAAATGGAAGTGAAGTGGAAGACTTAGTGAAACGTCTATCTCCAAACGCGAAGAAAACATACCAATTGTATGGAACTCAGAAATTTGAGCTGCCAAAAGATGAGGTGAAAATTTCAGATGTGTTCCTAACAGTTAGACAAGCAAAGGAGAGATTTCCAGTCGAGTCTTGGGGTTTGGCTGACACAACACTGGAGGATGTCTTCATCAAGGTGGCAACTGAGGCACATTGA